The proteins below are encoded in one region of Shewanella putrefaciens:
- a CDS encoding M1 family metallopeptidase translates to MYPRYRSILSSALVLTLLCSPYRYAAAHTDTTNAGIPSAYTTSAYTASSHTISTVSLVPAPNPADIQQNRDTLTYANYDEVSVSHVDLALRLDFETNKLSGDVILSLDWHSAGQILILDTRDLTIHQVSSLNDQGQWQQVPFNLAKQDEVKGAALTIELADKNTQKVKINYHTSENPSGIQWLTPAQTQGKQLPFMFSQSQAIHARSWIPLQDTPAVRQTYSATITADKAITVVMSADRTSLSPTQTQFTMPQAIPAYLIAIAAGHLQFAPLDNISGIWAEPEILDKASKEFIDTPEMIGIAAKRYGDYRWGRYDLLILPPSFPYGGMENPRLSFITPTVIAGDKSLVSLIAHELAHSWSGNLVTNATWRDLWLNEGFTTYVENRIMEDLYGRDRALMEQTIGYSELLAELEVLAPEDSVLHIALGERDPDDAFSGVPYVKGQLFLRFLEHKFGRERFDAFVKNYFNHFAFQSITTAQFREYLTQNLLQKYPNVVSEAEVDTWIEGQGLPSFLVPPNSHAFDDIDNQRQAWLEGKVAAAALSTQTWTVHQWLRFINEMPRLNLSQTQLLELDSAFHFTGTSNNEIAFAWYSLALDNGYYRVLPNLKQHLTDIGRRRLIVPLYQKLASTEHYNWAKGVYLSVRDGYHPQTQASLDMMFADKPIEHQHSR, encoded by the coding sequence ATGTATCCCCGTTATCGTTCTATCCTAAGCAGCGCATTAGTGCTGACACTACTCTGCTCTCCTTATCGCTATGCTGCGGCGCATACTGACACCACAAACGCAGGTATCCCAAGTGCTTACACAACTAGTGCTTACACAGCAAGCAGTCACACAATAAGTACTGTCAGCTTAGTGCCAGCGCCCAATCCCGCCGATATACAGCAAAACAGGGATACACTCACCTATGCCAACTACGATGAAGTGAGTGTCAGCCATGTGGATCTCGCCCTACGTCTCGATTTTGAAACCAATAAACTGTCCGGGGATGTGATCCTCAGCTTAGATTGGCATAGTGCGGGTCAAATCCTCATATTAGACACGCGCGATCTCACCATTCACCAGGTCAGTTCATTAAATGATCAAGGTCAATGGCAGCAGGTGCCTTTCAATCTGGCGAAACAGGATGAAGTTAAAGGCGCGGCGCTGACCATAGAACTTGCCGATAAAAATACCCAAAAGGTTAAAATTAACTACCATACGTCCGAAAATCCTTCGGGTATTCAATGGTTAACACCCGCTCAAACCCAAGGCAAACAATTGCCATTTATGTTCAGCCAGAGTCAGGCTATCCATGCCCGCAGCTGGATCCCACTGCAAGATACGCCAGCGGTGCGCCAAACCTATAGCGCGACGATCACCGCCGACAAGGCCATTACCGTGGTGATGAGCGCCGATCGCACATCACTTTCACCCACTCAGACCCAGTTCACTATGCCGCAGGCCATTCCCGCCTATTTGATCGCCATTGCGGCCGGACATTTACAGTTTGCGCCCTTAGATAACATTTCTGGCATTTGGGCTGAACCAGAAATCCTCGATAAAGCGAGCAAAGAATTTATCGATACCCCAGAGATGATCGGCATCGCGGCTAAACGTTACGGTGACTATCGCTGGGGACGTTATGATTTGCTGATTTTGCCCCCAAGCTTTCCCTACGGTGGCATGGAAAATCCACGGCTTTCCTTTATTACGCCAACGGTGATCGCCGGTGATAAAAGCCTAGTGAGTCTTATCGCCCACGAACTTGCCCATTCTTGGTCCGGCAATTTAGTGACTAATGCGACGTGGCGCGATCTGTGGCTCAATGAAGGTTTTACGACCTATGTCGAAAACCGCATTATGGAAGATCTCTACGGCCGTGACCGTGCGCTGATGGAGCAAACCATTGGCTACTCAGAATTACTTGCCGAACTTGAGGTGCTCGCCCCCGAGGATTCAGTGCTGCATATAGCACTTGGCGAGCGGGATCCTGACGATGCCTTTAGCGGCGTGCCCTATGTGAAAGGACAACTATTTTTACGTTTCCTCGAACACAAATTTGGCCGCGAACGCTTCGATGCCTTCGTCAAAAACTACTTTAATCATTTTGCCTTCCAAAGCATTACCACGGCGCAGTTCCGTGAATACCTCACACAAAATTTACTCCAGAAATACCCGAATGTGGTCAGCGAAGCAGAGGTGGATACTTGGATTGAAGGCCAAGGCTTACCCTCATTCTTAGTGCCCCCTAATTCCCACGCCTTTGATGATATCGACAACCAGAGACAAGCTTGGCTGGAGGGGAAAGTGGCGGCCGCGGCCTTAAGCACTCAAACTTGGACTGTGCATCAATGGCTGCGCTTTATTAATGAAATGCCTCGGCTCAATTTAAGCCAAACCCAACTGCTGGAGCTGGATAGCGCATTCCATTTTACTGGAACGAGTAACAACGAGATCGCCTTTGCCTGGTATTCACTCGCGCTAGATAATGGCTATTATCGAGTACTCCCCAATTTAAAACAGCATCTTACCGATATTGGCCGCCGCCGGCTTATTGTGCCCTTATACCAAAAACTCGCCAGCACAGAACATTACAACTGGGCTAAAGGCGTGTATCTCAGTGTCCGCGATGGCTACCATCCACAAACCCAAGCAAGCCTAGATATGATGTTTGCCGACAAGCCAATCGAGCATCAACATAGCCGTTAG
- a CDS encoding TonB-dependent receptor: protein MRYLTLTAKAVRTSLMTVATTAVVFSGSGFAAEGNTAEESAKVERIEVTGSRIKQVDMETVSPVTVINAADIAMTGEKTVADVLNNSAINSFGSWRGISGYGSGASSTSNVNLRGLGSSATLVLLDGRRMPGTSSSSGSVADTSSIPMAIVERIEILRDGASAVYGSDAVAGVINIITKKEFEGLQLDYSTEQPSVEGGDANRLSIATGYNTDKGNITLTYEYYDTKAVMDRDIWNMDDPSYSAYSGFSSVPNGKYGTGNGSWYSNSDMCEQTENTVDSTDGNNNGRCLYNHGNVTKLFGDQTRNSVLSNFSYEISDDIKFRGRASASLAETETRYAGTPVSTNYPVMSADNKFNPVGEDLTLSMRGAQLGERDTLTETNNFDILAGFVGTIDYGNGIDWELNAQHATSTTNSFNYNLLNDDIIQQEIDSEKYDIFNTSGMSYEQWNQQMTDLYRKAAHTGVYQGKFESTQLDGLASTLLVDNGDFSVAMVGGLEYEMIKFKQTSDPESAAGIISGGSGGDDVDATRDRSAAYLEFQVGLPANVEFSAAVRYERYEQEGSLTGPQGEVVNSSTFDAVVPKFGLSWRPVDSLLLRASYGDSFRAPNMSEMFSSQSLSFEKAVDSLWCNEPGNVDAIYCATNNQHKTWYGGNPNLEAEEGNSLTLGGVWNVTDAWNLELSYYSITYDNKIESIDVDDILRDEIKNGSSPYVTRGSDGKIEYIEAGVRNLATVETSGIDFVTAYNLETGLGDFNFKLDLTHVLDFKKQDNAEAEMIDYAGLTDSPDWRGNFATSWKYDDFSAAWTVVYIGSQSAGYYNELEETDRYVDYDNYFKHNIQFAYNHAYNGTITVGVNNVFDAEAPNYYTYADYRDVNVGLYDVLGRTYYLRINQKF, encoded by the coding sequence ATGCGTTATTTAACCCTTACAGCAAAAGCTGTTCGCACTAGTTTAATGACGGTTGCAACAACGGCTGTGGTCTTTTCTGGCTCAGGCTTTGCTGCAGAAGGAAATACAGCTGAAGAAAGTGCTAAAGTCGAGCGTATTGAAGTAACTGGTTCGCGTATTAAACAAGTCGATATGGAAACCGTTTCACCCGTAACTGTAATTAATGCTGCCGATATTGCCATGACAGGTGAAAAAACCGTTGCGGATGTTTTGAATAACTCTGCGATAAACAGTTTTGGTTCTTGGCGTGGTATTTCTGGATATGGTTCGGGTGCGAGTTCGACAAGTAATGTGAATTTGCGTGGTTTAGGTTCATCGGCCACCTTAGTGTTACTCGATGGTCGCCGTATGCCTGGCACCAGTTCAAGCTCAGGCTCGGTAGCGGATACCTCTTCAATCCCTATGGCCATTGTTGAGCGCATTGAAATCCTGCGGGATGGCGCATCGGCGGTATATGGCTCCGATGCCGTTGCGGGGGTGATAAACATTATCACCAAGAAAGAATTTGAGGGTTTACAATTAGATTACAGCACTGAGCAGCCAAGTGTTGAAGGTGGCGATGCCAACCGTTTGTCGATTGCTACTGGGTACAATACCGATAAAGGCAATATCACGTTAACCTATGAGTATTACGATACTAAAGCTGTGATGGACCGTGATATTTGGAATATGGATGATCCTAGCTATTCGGCTTATAGTGGTTTTAGTTCGGTGCCAAATGGTAAATATGGAACGGGCAACGGTAGTTGGTATAGTAATTCAGACATGTGTGAGCAAACCGAAAACACTGTAGACAGCACAGATGGCAATAATAATGGTCGTTGTTTATATAATCATGGCAATGTGACTAAATTATTTGGCGATCAAACCCGTAATTCTGTGCTATCTAATTTCTCCTATGAAATATCAGATGATATTAAGTTTCGTGGTCGTGCATCTGCGTCACTTGCTGAAACTGAAACCCGTTATGCCGGTACACCAGTATCCACTAATTACCCTGTTATGAGTGCCGATAATAAATTTAATCCAGTCGGTGAAGATTTAACGCTCTCGATGCGAGGTGCACAACTCGGTGAGCGTGATACGTTAACTGAAACTAATAACTTTGATATTTTAGCGGGCTTTGTTGGCACCATTGATTATGGCAATGGTATCGACTGGGAATTAAATGCCCAGCATGCAACATCAACAACTAATAGCTTTAATTACAATTTACTCAACGACGATATTATTCAGCAGGAAATTGATTCTGAGAAATATGATATTTTCAATACTTCTGGTATGAGTTACGAGCAGTGGAACCAACAGATGACGGATCTGTATCGTAAAGCTGCCCACACAGGGGTGTATCAAGGTAAATTTGAAAGTACTCAATTAGATGGTTTGGCGTCGACGCTACTTGTCGATAACGGTGATTTTTCGGTCGCTATGGTCGGTGGTCTTGAATATGAGATGATCAAATTCAAGCAAACTAGCGATCCAGAATCAGCGGCGGGAATTATTTCCGGTGGTTCGGGTGGTGATGATGTCGATGCCACGCGTGACCGTAGCGCCGCGTATCTCGAGTTTCAAGTGGGTTTACCTGCCAATGTCGAGTTTTCTGCCGCAGTTCGTTACGAGCGTTATGAGCAGGAAGGTTCTCTGACTGGGCCACAAGGTGAAGTGGTTAATTCATCGACCTTCGATGCCGTGGTGCCTAAGTTCGGCTTAAGCTGGCGCCCAGTGGATAGTTTGTTACTGCGTGCCAGTTACGGTGATTCGTTCCGCGCGCCGAATATGAGTGAAATGTTCTCGTCTCAGTCCTTGAGTTTTGAGAAGGCGGTGGATTCCCTGTGGTGTAATGAACCCGGTAATGTGGATGCGATATATTGCGCCACCAATAACCAACATAAAACTTGGTACGGTGGCAACCCGAACTTAGAGGCTGAAGAGGGCAACTCGTTAACCTTAGGCGGTGTGTGGAACGTTACTGACGCTTGGAACCTAGAGTTATCATACTATTCAATCACCTATGACAACAAAATTGAGTCGATTGATGTCGATGATATCCTGCGCGATGAAATCAAGAATGGGTCATCTCCCTATGTGACCCGTGGTTCGGATGGCAAAATTGAGTATATCGAGGCGGGAGTTCGCAACTTAGCGACTGTAGAAACCTCGGGTATCGATTTTGTGACTGCCTATAACTTAGAGACGGGCCTTGGCGACTTCAATTTTAAATTGGACTTGACCCATGTGCTCGACTTTAAGAAGCAAGATAATGCCGAAGCAGAGATGATCGACTATGCGGGGCTGACGGATTCACCTGATTGGCGCGGTAATTTCGCGACCAGTTGGAAATATGATGACTTCTCAGCGGCATGGACAGTTGTCTATATCGGTAGTCAATCAGCGGGCTATTACAATGAGTTAGAAGAAACCGACCGTTATGTTGATTATGATAATTACTTTAAACATAACATTCAGTTTGCCTATAACCATGCCTACAACGGCACTATCACGGTAGGGGTGAATAATGTGTTTGATGCTGAAGCGCCCAATTATTATACCTATGCGGATTATCGTGATGTAAACGTGGGTTTATATGATGTGTTAGGTCGTACTTACTACCTGAGAATAAACCAGAAGTTTTAA
- a CDS encoding FKBP-type peptidyl-prolyl cis-trans isomerase — protein MSIKDDMVVQFNYTLRDEKGEVIETNEGREPIAYLHGHDNMMPGVENAIDGKAIGEKFTVTLPAAETYGERVADADAHQRVSVKHLLGATVWKPGMTAVVNTDHGQRQVTIVKVGKFMATVDVNHPLAGRDLTFDIEIVGAREASAEEIAHGHAHGAGGHHH, from the coding sequence ATGAGCATTAAAGACGATATGGTGGTGCAGTTTAATTACACACTGCGCGACGAAAAAGGCGAAGTGATTGAAACCAATGAAGGCCGTGAGCCTATCGCTTATTTACATGGCCATGACAACATGATGCCAGGTGTTGAAAACGCCATTGACGGTAAAGCGATTGGTGAAAAATTCACTGTGACTCTACCCGCAGCCGAAACCTATGGTGAGCGCGTAGCCGATGCCGATGCGCACCAACGCGTGTCAGTAAAGCACTTATTAGGTGCGACTGTGTGGAAACCGGGTATGACGGCTGTGGTGAATACCGACCATGGCCAACGCCAAGTGACTATCGTTAAAGTGGGTAAATTTATGGCGACTGTGGATGTCAATCATCCTCTGGCTGGCCGTGATTTAACCTTTGATATCGAAATCGTCGGTGCCCGCGAGGCATCCGCTGAAGAAATTGCCCATGGTCACGCCCATGGTGCTGGTGGTCATCACCACTAA
- a CDS encoding alpha/beta hydrolase, with protein sequence MSNTLECIVVEPKTPATAAVIWLHGLGDSGAGFAPVVPALGLPSDHSIRFIFPHAPEQAVTINAGYVMRAWYDIKSMDLHDRADMQGVIASEASVKALINAQIAAGIPSERIVLAGFSQGGVMSLFSGLRFEQTLAGIMALSCYLPTGDALPAQLSPANAQTPILQQHGIQDDVVPLSAGLLAKEALMAGGYKVQWQTYPMPHSVIPAQLKEISQWLLQRFEM encoded by the coding sequence ATGTCTAACACACTTGAATGTATTGTCGTTGAACCTAAAACGCCCGCAACGGCCGCAGTGATCTGGTTACATGGTCTCGGGGATTCGGGCGCCGGATTCGCACCTGTGGTGCCTGCGTTAGGGTTACCGAGCGATCACAGCATTCGATTTATATTCCCCCATGCTCCAGAGCAGGCGGTCACGATCAATGCGGGTTATGTGATGCGGGCCTGGTATGACATTAAAAGTATGGATCTTCACGACAGGGCCGATATGCAGGGCGTTATTGCATCGGAAGCCAGTGTTAAAGCGCTTATTAATGCACAAATTGCCGCCGGTATTCCAAGTGAGCGTATTGTACTAGCAGGATTTAGCCAAGGCGGGGTGATGAGCCTTTTCTCTGGGCTACGTTTTGAGCAAACATTAGCCGGCATTATGGCGCTATCCTGTTATTTACCTACGGGAGATGCCCTGCCTGCCCAATTAAGCCCTGCGAATGCGCAAACGCCAATATTACAACAACACGGTATACAAGATGATGTAGTGCCATTATCCGCCGGCCTATTAGCGAAAGAAGCGTTAATGGCGGGAGGATATAAAGTGCAATGGCAAACTTACCCAATGCCACATTCCGTGATCCCTGCACAGTTAAAAGAGATTAGTCAGTGGTTATTACAGCGTTTTGAAATGTAG
- a CDS encoding tRNA-dihydrouridine synthase — MRVILAPMEGVVDDLMRDILSTINPYDLLVTEFVRVVDQLLPEKVFLKLCPELLNGGKTPSGTPVRVQLLGQEPQCMGDNALRAIELGSHGVDANFGCPAKMVNRSKGGAVLLQYPDSIHDIVRAMRQAVPSEQPVTAKIRLGYEDKSLFMENALAVYEAGATELAIHARSKVDGYKPPAYWEYITEVRKRLPIPVIANGEIWNSDDAKRCIEVTGCDSIMIGRGAISLPNLADTIKTGATPYTWAQTLGLMLSYTQRELSGRKSDYYPARIKQWFSYLNRQYPEADTLFRELRIYKTTEEIVRVLESSQRVLQQ, encoded by the coding sequence GTGCGTGTGATTTTGGCTCCAATGGAAGGCGTAGTAGACGATCTGATGCGTGACATCCTATCGACTATCAATCCCTACGATTTGCTGGTCACTGAATTTGTTCGAGTGGTTGACCAACTGCTGCCTGAAAAAGTATTTCTCAAGCTCTGCCCTGAACTGCTCAATGGTGGCAAGACACCTTCTGGCACCCCAGTGCGGGTGCAGTTGCTTGGGCAAGAGCCCCAATGCATGGGTGATAATGCCCTTCGTGCGATTGAACTCGGCTCCCACGGCGTCGATGCCAATTTTGGCTGCCCTGCCAAAATGGTTAACCGCAGTAAAGGAGGCGCCGTTTTATTACAATACCCTGATAGTATTCACGATATTGTCCGCGCCATGCGTCAAGCCGTCCCTAGCGAGCAACCTGTTACGGCAAAGATCCGTTTAGGCTATGAAGATAAGTCGCTGTTTATGGAAAATGCCCTCGCCGTTTATGAGGCCGGAGCAACGGAATTGGCTATCCATGCCCGCAGCAAAGTCGATGGTTATAAACCGCCAGCCTATTGGGAATACATTACCGAGGTGAGAAAACGCCTGCCTATCCCAGTGATCGCTAACGGGGAAATTTGGAACAGTGATGATGCCAAACGCTGCATCGAAGTCACGGGCTGCGACAGCATCATGATAGGCCGCGGCGCGATTTCACTGCCTAATTTAGCCGATACCATCAAAACCGGTGCGACGCCTTACACCTGGGCGCAAACCTTAGGGTTAATGCTAAGTTACACCCAAAGGGAGCTAAGCGGCCGTAAGAGCGACTATTATCCCGCCCGGATTAAACAATGGTTTAGCTATCTCAATCGTCAATATCCCGAAGCTGATACCCTGTTTCGGGAGTTGCGGATCTATAAAACGACCGAAGAAATAGTGCGAGTGTTAGAAAGCTCCCAAAGGGTGTTGCAGCAATAA
- a CDS encoding TraR/DksA family transcriptional regulator, translated as MSTIHIRQVLSELEADLRKEIGTHPEFIGVLGAHFANLSLGELIDKLALTPLAEHPLFCRLNKLDAAFCQLDLGLYGLCSDCEAEIESGRLNQDPTEQRCSACAEHYLHEHRHELRLTH; from the coding sequence GTGAGCACCATCCATATCAGACAAGTATTGTCAGAGCTTGAAGCGGATCTAAGGAAAGAAATCGGCACGCACCCCGAGTTTATCGGAGTGCTAGGGGCACATTTTGCCAACCTAAGTTTGGGTGAGTTGATCGATAAATTAGCCCTAACGCCTTTGGCTGAACACCCACTCTTTTGCCGTTTAAATAAACTCGATGCCGCCTTCTGCCAACTTGACTTAGGACTCTACGGTCTCTGCTCAGACTGTGAGGCTGAAATTGAATCCGGGCGTTTAAACCAAGATCCGACCGAACAGCGCTGCAGTGCGTGCGCCGAGCACTACTTACATGAGCACCGCCATGAACTACGCCTCACCCATTGA
- a CDS encoding DNA-binding domain-containing protein, with protein MDFKHVQQSFIDYIRDPQKPLPTGVSLERMQVYRELFFNNVMGFVSNGFPVLKSLYTEADWQALVQAFFSQHDCQSPIFIDIAGEFLHFLQQEYQPKDIDPPFMLELAHYEWLELVVAVAQQKGDEQVIQAEQIPHVPLCLAATARVAQYHFPVQHIRQDYRPEQALETPVFFCLYQDNDGEVCFLQLTPLSAQVLAYVVERGKVMFNDILTWLTNTYPQMAQEILAKGSLELLEQLAIKGIVRGLRQ; from the coding sequence ATGGATTTTAAACATGTACAGCAATCCTTTATCGATTATATCCGTGATCCCCAAAAGCCATTGCCCACAGGCGTGTCCCTTGAGCGGATGCAGGTTTACCGTGAACTGTTTTTCAATAATGTGATGGGCTTTGTCTCCAATGGTTTTCCTGTGCTTAAGAGTTTGTACACAGAGGCTGATTGGCAGGCATTAGTACAGGCCTTTTTTAGTCAGCATGACTGCCAATCGCCAATTTTTATTGATATTGCAGGGGAGTTTTTACATTTCCTGCAACAGGAATACCAACCCAAGGATATCGATCCACCGTTTATGCTGGAACTGGCCCACTATGAATGGCTCGAATTGGTGGTGGCCGTTGCCCAGCAAAAGGGCGATGAGCAGGTGATCCAGGCCGAGCAAATCCCCCATGTTCCCCTGTGCTTAGCTGCGACGGCGAGGGTGGCGCAGTATCATTTTCCCGTACAACATATACGTCAAGATTATCGCCCTGAGCAGGCGCTCGAGACGCCCGTATTCTTTTGTCTGTATCAAGACAATGATGGGGAAGTGTGTTTTCTGCAATTAACCCCCTTGAGCGCCCAAGTCTTGGCCTATGTGGTTGAGCGAGGGAAGGTGATGTTTAATGACATACTCACATGGTTAACAAACACTTATCCGCAGATGGCGCAGGAGATACTGGCGAAGGGATCTTTAGAGTTACTCGAGCAATTAGCCATAAAAGGGATAGTGCGTGGTCTTCGTCAATAA
- a CDS encoding DUF3389 family protein, with protein sequence MVIDFSQGKLIVTEFEVQVRLNAASIVLLAGAEDIALRREPPMLIANGGAVCWSVKLDNEMQLQAVQEILGIDCE encoded by the coding sequence ATGGTCATAGATTTCTCGCAGGGTAAGTTAATTGTCACTGAGTTTGAAGTGCAGGTAAGGCTCAACGCCGCCAGCATTGTGCTGCTGGCGGGCGCGGAAGATATCGCTTTACGGCGGGAACCGCCCATGTTGATCGCCAACGGGGGCGCCGTGTGCTGGAGTGTAAAATTGGATAACGAAATGCAGCTCCAAGCAGTACAAGAGATTTTAGGGATTGATTGCGAGTAG
- the ushA gene encoding bifunctional UDP-sugar hydrolase/5'-nucleotidase UshA — translation MRNKLIKGLVATAVLAVLAGCNSDDDNTKVPTTCAEAGSACKTFTVLHTNDNHGRFWENSDGEYGMAARKTLIDQIRAEVSKNGGQTLLLSGGDINTGVPESDLQDAIPDFTGMNKIGYDAMAVGNHEFDNPLSVVDMQRRLAEFPMLAANIYRKNADGTQGERYFEAYKIFDVNGLKVAVIGLTTEDTAKIGNPEFISDLIFTDPKTEVAKVIKEIKDAKSADIIFATTHMGHYADGQNGSNAPGDVAMVRALNQGDLQVVIGGHSQNPVCMEPGSDNKAYASFEPGDDCAPDQQNGTWIMQAHEWGKYVGRADFEYFNGELHLASYKLVPVNMRKLDEAGKKTADLAGAKIEPDAELKELLSYYQEKGQAKLDEVIATTDALLDGERANVRNKQTNLGRMLAMAQSGKVSADFGVMNSGGVRASIQPGNITYRDVLTVQPFGNMVTLNEMTGTEVAAYLGAVGSIQIGSGGYAQITGVKMTIDCVAKTANISEINGKDFSPTGNYKFTVPSFNAAGGDGYPKLASPIQTGYVDADLLYSFLKEKQAIVAADYNPVGDIVYENSSSVEGCKL, via the coding sequence ATGAGAAATAAGCTTATTAAAGGACTAGTCGCCACTGCAGTTCTCGCAGTTCTCGCTGGTTGTAATAGTGATGATGACAACACTAAAGTGCCAACAACTTGTGCCGAAGCGGGCAGTGCTTGTAAAACGTTTACCGTATTACACACTAATGATAACCATGGCCGTTTCTGGGAAAACAGTGATGGTGAATATGGTATGGCTGCTCGTAAAACGTTAATTGACCAAATTCGTGCCGAAGTAAGTAAGAATGGTGGTCAAACTTTATTGCTCTCTGGCGGTGATATTAATACCGGTGTGCCAGAATCGGATTTACAGGACGCAATTCCTGATTTTACGGGTATGAACAAAATTGGTTATGACGCTATGGCGGTCGGTAACCATGAATTTGATAACCCATTATCTGTCGTAGATATGCAGCGTCGTCTTGCTGAATTCCCTATGCTGGCAGCAAACATTTATCGTAAAAATGCTGATGGTACTCAAGGCGAGCGTTATTTTGAGGCTTATAAAATTTTTGATGTTAACGGTCTAAAAGTGGCTGTTATTGGTTTAACCACGGAAGATACCGCTAAGATTGGTAACCCAGAATTTATTAGTGATTTAATCTTCACCGATCCTAAGACCGAAGTCGCCAAAGTCATCAAAGAAATTAAAGACGCAAAATCTGCCGATATTATTTTCGCAACCACACATATGGGTCACTACGCCGATGGCCAGAACGGTAGCAACGCCCCTGGCGATGTGGCTATGGTGCGTGCTTTAAATCAAGGTGATTTGCAGGTTGTGATTGGTGGTCACTCGCAAAATCCAGTGTGTATGGAACCCGGCAGCGATAACAAAGCCTATGCTTCTTTTGAACCGGGCGATGATTGTGCACCGGATCAGCAAAATGGCACTTGGATTATGCAAGCCCATGAATGGGGCAAGTATGTGGGCCGTGCAGATTTTGAATACTTCAATGGTGAACTTCATTTAGCCAGCTATAAGCTTGTGCCTGTTAACATGCGCAAACTCGATGAGGCGGGTAAGAAAACGGCTGATTTAGCCGGTGCGAAGATCGAGCCTGATGCTGAGTTGAAGGAATTACTGTCTTACTATCAAGAGAAAGGCCAAGCTAAGTTAGATGAAGTGATCGCCACTACAGATGCATTGCTTGATGGTGAGCGTGCAAACGTGCGTAATAAGCAAACTAACCTAGGCCGTATGTTAGCCATGGCGCAAAGCGGTAAAGTGTCCGCCGATTTTGGGGTGATGAACTCTGGCGGTGTGCGTGCATCGATTCAACCTGGCAACATTACTTACCGTGACGTTCTGACTGTTCAGCCATTTGGTAATATGGTCACCCTGAACGAAATGACCGGAACTGAAGTTGCAGCATACTTAGGGGCTGTGGGCAGTATCCAAATTGGCTCTGGCGGTTATGCACAAATCACCGGCGTGAAAATGACCATTGACTGTGTGGCTAAGACCGCCAATATCAGTGAGATCAACGGTAAAGACTTTAGCCCAACAGGAAACTACAAGTTTACCGTTCCTAGCTTTAATGCTGCGGGCGGCGACGGTTATCCAAAACTGGCAAGCCCAATCCAAACGGGTTATGTGGACGCTGACTTGTTGTACTCTTTCTTAAAAGAGAAGCAAGCGATTGTTGCGGCTGACTATAACCCTGTCGGTGACATAGTTTACGAAAACTCTTCTAGTGTTGAAGGTTGTAAGCTCTAA
- a CDS encoding DUF692 domain-containing protein, with protein sequence MQYQGLVGLGLRREMLDEFCQHVPSEIHFFEVAPENWMTLGGKYGRQFRQLTEQHEFYCHGLSLSIGSPAPLDVDFVRRIKAFMDLHQIQIYSEHLSYCSGQGHMYDLMPIPFSDAAVKHVASRVKQVEDILERPLILENVSFYAAPSAQMTEREFVTAVLEEADCKLLLDVNNIYVNSINHSYDASAFLSAMPTDRIAYLHIAGHYQQAEDLLIDTHGADINDPVWALLKACYAQHGVFPTLLERDFNLPSTAQLLGEITQIHDHQKQALKPTSPRRMA encoded by the coding sequence ATGCAATATCAAGGATTAGTTGGGCTAGGTTTACGGCGAGAAATGCTCGATGAGTTTTGCCAGCATGTCCCCAGTGAGATCCATTTTTTCGAAGTCGCCCCAGAAAACTGGATGACCCTCGGCGGTAAATATGGTCGACAATTTCGCCAACTAACTGAGCAGCATGAGTTTTATTGCCATGGTTTGAGTTTATCTATAGGTAGCCCTGCGCCTTTAGATGTCGACTTTGTGCGCCGTATTAAAGCCTTTATGGATCTACATCAAATTCAAATTTATTCCGAACACTTAAGTTACTGCTCTGGTCAAGGCCATATGTATGATTTGATGCCAATCCCCTTTAGCGACGCGGCGGTCAAACATGTGGCCTCGCGGGTAAAACAAGTGGAGGATATTTTAGAGCGACCGCTTATTCTCGAAAATGTCTCCTTTTATGCCGCGCCGAGTGCACAAATGACAGAGCGGGAATTTGTCACCGCAGTGCTCGAAGAGGCTGACTGTAAGCTGCTGTTAGATGTGAATAATATTTACGTTAATTCGATAAACCACAGCTACGATGCCAGTGCCTTTTTAAGCGCCATGCCAACCGATCGTATTGCTTATTTGCATATTGCAGGACATTACCAGCAGGCCGAAGATCTGCTGATTGACACCCATGGTGCAGATATCAATGACCCTGTATGGGCGCTGCTTAAAGCCTGTTACGCCCAGCATGGCGTATTCCCCACCTTACTCGAACGGGACTTTAATTTGCCAAGTACGGCCCAGTTGCTCGGGGAAATAACCCAAATCCATGATCACCAAAAGCAGGCGCTTAAGCCCACGTCACCTCGGAGGATGGCCTAA